The genomic interval TACCCCTAATGCTTCAACTTCTTCTTTAGTAGTACAACCACAATCCAGGAAAATGTTCTTTAAAGCAGGTGCTTCTTCTTTTTCTCCTGCACCACGTGTGTGGATTGCAGGCCATCCGAATACCGCTTTCACTAATCCATTATCGGTATGGATATTTACACGCTTAGAAGGCGCGATTTGATGGTCAGAACCACCATTCCTGATTACATAAATTAATCCGTCACTGGTGATATAGTTTACAAACCACGAAATTTCATCGGCATGTGCCTCAATCACTACTCTGTATTCTGCTTTTGGATTGATTACACCTACAGCAGTTCCATAGTTATCAATAAAACTTTCATCGATATAAGGTTTCAGGTAATCTAACCAAAGTTTCTGGCCGGGGTATTCAAATCCTGTAGGGGATGGGTTATTAATATATTCTTCAAAAAACTGGAGTGATTTCTTAGTAACGACAGATACATGTTTCTGTTTCTCGTCTTTCTTTTTAGCCATCTTTATATATTTATGATCAACTTTAACTTATTTTAATAATGTTCTCTTTATAACGGAATATTTCCGTGTTTTTTACGTGGGTTATTCACAACTTTATTTTCCAGCATCTTAAATGCCTTGATTAATTTGGTACGTGTTTGTGATGGCTCAATAACTTCATCTATAAAGCCGCGTTCTGCTGCCCGGTAAGGATTGGCAAAAATTTCAGCATATAGCTTTTCTTTTTCCAACAGTTTAGCAGCAGGATCAGCTGCACTGGTTATTTCCTTCTTAAAGATGATTTCTGCTGCACCTTTAGCGCCCATCACAGCAATCTCTGCTGTTGGCCATGCATAATTCATATCTGCACCAATGTGTTTGGAGTTCATCACATCATAGGCACCACCGTATGCCTTTCTGATAATTACAGTAATTCTTGGTACCGTAGCTTCGCTGAATGCATAGAGTAATTTCGCGCCGTTTTTGATAATACCATTCCATTCCTGATCTGTACCTGGAAGGAATCCAGGAACGTCTTCCAGTACTAGCAACGGAATGTTAAAGCAATCACAGAACCTGACAAAACGTGCTGCTTTGACTGAGGCGTTGTTATCTAATACCCCCGCAAGATAAGCTGGCTGATTAGCTACAATTCCAATACTTCTGCCTGCAAGGCGGGCAAAACCAACAACAATGTTCTCTGCATAATCTTTATGTACTTCGAGGAAACTGCCGGAATCGCTCAGCTGATCAATTACTCCTCTAACGTCATAAGGCTGATTTGCATTGTCAGGGATAATTTTATTTAAGGATGGTCTGGCTTCATCCTGGTCTGATTTATAAGCTAAAATTGCAGGGGTCTCCTCACAATTTTGTGGCATATAACTCAATAATTGCTTAATATGATTGATGGCATCAAGCTCATTTATACAAGAAAAGTGAGTAACTCCAGATTTGGTAGCGTGTGTACTTGCACCCCCGAGTTCTTCTGAGCTGACTTCTTCGTGCGTAACTGTTTTAACCACGTTAGGGCCAGTAACAAACATATAAGAAGTGTTTTCTACCATCAAGGTAAAATCGGTAATTGCCGGAGAGTAAACAGCACCCCCGGCACAGGGACCCATAATTGCTGAAAGTTGAGGGATCACCCCGGATGCTTGCACATTCCGGTAAAAGATATCTGCGTATCCACCTAATGATACTACACCTTCTTGTATACGGGCACCACCGCTATCATTTAATCCGATCAGGGGAGCTCCTGTTTTGAGGGCCATCTCCATAATCTTACATATTTTTTCTGCGTGAGTTTCAGAAAGTGAGCCTCCGAATACGGTAAAGTCCTGGGAAAAAATATAAACAAGTCTGCCATTGATATTTCCATAACCAGTCACTACACCATCACCAGGATATTTTTCTGTTTCCATACCAAAGTCTGTACTTCTATGGGTCACAAACATTCCGATCTCTTCAAAAGAACCTTCATCCATTAGAAAATGGATACGTTCTCTGGCGGTTAGCTTACCTTTTTTATGTTGACTATCTATTCTTTGCGAACCTCCGCCTGCATGTGCCTGTTCTATTTTATCCTGTAGTAACTTTATCTTATTATCCATGGAATTAAACTCAGTTTTTATAAATGTATAGGAACGTTTTTAAATTTATAAATTAAAATTGTTTATCACTTATTTTCTGTTGAAACAAGACGGATTTTAAACGGGGCCGTATTACCAGCGGTATTGTAAACGTGTAGTAAAGACATCGTCTCTGATATCTTTATTATAATTTGTCAATTGGGTAGAGGAGTTGATTACCCTTTCATTATAGACCGTAAGTTTTAAGCGTGAACTGAATAAATAAGTCATTCCATAACCCAGCGTACTGAATTTAATATCACCCGCAGTCGTATTGTTATCCAGGCCAATCTGATCTTCATGGATCTTACTGTTAGGATCGTAAACGTCATAAGCAAGCAAAGCACTAAACTTACTTTTTAAAATCTGCTGTGTAAACCAGAGGTAATAACCAGAAAAATTACGCAGGTAAAGGTCTGTGGCTGGTTGAGTAGAAAAGCTCTGACTGGCTAGTGTACCGCTAACTGAACTTGAAGCAGCTACACCTGGTTGTGTGCCGGCAACATATTCGGCTTTTAAACTGGTTGTTCCAAAGGTATTATCATACTGGATCTGCACATTTCCGCCATAATAATTCCTTTTCAAATTGGCACCTTTGTAAGATGGATCAGTATTTTTAGTAAATCCATTTCCATTAGTTGTATAATAACTCTCGGTACCGTTACGTACTGAGCCTTTATAAATTGATCCGCCAAAACCAATATGGAGTTTTTTATTGGCCAGACTATCAAACTTGAACGAAAGATTACCAATCACATCTTTTTTAGAGTCGTAATCTCTTGCAAAAAGTCCGCTTCCATTGACTACAGCAACATCTATATTCAGAAAACGAAGTTCTTTAATTGGCTGATACGATAACATCGCACCGATATCACGTTCACGTGGCATAATAGTCTGAAAAACTCTGGAACGCTCAGGGAAATCCCGGTAACCGGAAGAGTATACAATCGAATAGCCGAAAGGTCTGTTAAAAAGACCTGCAGTTAATTGAAATCTTTTATTGTCAGGTTGGTGAAGTTGAATAAAAGCATCCATTAATTGCACGCCGTTTTGTGTGGCGTCAATCTGAAAGACTATACTGGAATATTTATCTACACGGTCAATTTTAAGGCGACCTCTGCGGATGATAAAACGATTGTCAGAGTTTTCAGCAAAATCTCCGCCCGAAAAAGATGAAATCCCCGAGGATTGTGCTTTTTGAAATTGCGTCTGCAGATAACCAGTGATTTTAATATCATGGATATCATAAGAAGAAGGGGCATTATTACTTTGACTAAAGACTAACAGCGGATAAAACAAAACCAGGGTTAGCAGGTATCTTTTCATAAATATTGTATTGTGATCAGGTTTAGGAACTACGAAAGTACAGTTAATGCTAAATTAATCCATTACGTAATGTGGGAATTTTGACATGGAAACAGATTTCTGAAAACTTAATTACATTTTTTTTACATATTTTTTTGATAATAAGTGCTCCTGGGTATTACATTTGGAAAGTAAAAAAAGCTGAAAACACACAGAATGTCCTTTTATAAGTATCGATTACATATTGTTATAGCCTTCATAAGCATCTTCACAGTAAAGATGGTTATTTCTGCTGCGCCAGTATTTGTCGGTCATATAGATAAGAATACGATCAAAAGTGTTATTCTGCAATTAGAACAGGAACATAGTTCTGATGGTGATTCAGGAAAGTCTTTACTCAAATTTATCGACTATAAACCGATTGATTTCCATAACACTTATACCTACGTCCCATTATTGATAGATTTTGGAATCAGGAACTGTTATATTGATCACTTTAAACGGTATGTAGATCCCTACCATCCATCTGTACCCACTCCACCGCCTAACTTTTGCTAATTTTTATTGATTAAACGGCTGAACCCATCGGGGTTAACCGTAATTAAATAATTATAAGTAATAATTAGCATTAATGTTATGCAGAATGGAAACTCAATCTCCTCAAAGGCTGGATTGAAGAAATATATCTTAAAAAAGAATTTAAAGCGCGATTTCCCGGCAAGTATAGTCGTGTTTTTAGTAGCCCTGCCTTTGTGTCTGGGAATAGCCCTCGCTTCGGGTGCACCATTGTTTGCCGGTTTGATCACTGGTATTATAGGAGGAATAGTTGTAGCTAGTTTTAGCGGATCTCAGTTAAGCGTGAGTGGTCCAGCAGCTGGTTTGACGGTCATAGTATTGGGCGCTATAGCTCATCTGGGCAGTTATCAGGTGTTTTTACTTGCAGTTATGCTGGCAGGACTGATGCAGATAGTGCTCGGTTTGATTAAAGCAGGTACAATCGGAAACTATTTTCCTTCGAGTGTAATTGAAGGAATGCTTGCTGCAATTGGACTGATACTGATTTTAAAGCAACTGCCACATGCATTAGGTGTAGATAAAGATTTTCTGGATGAAAGCTTAAGCAGTGGTTCTATGTTTAATATTGTAGGACAGGCGCTAAAAATGCTCAATCCGGCAGCAATGATTATTACCATGCTTTCAATTGCTATTCTGATCTTCTGGCCAAAATTCAAAAAGCTGAGCGCTGTACCGGCTCCTTTACTGGTTGTTATACTAGGTATAGGAATGACCCTGTTTTTTCAGCAAACAGGATTTGCGTTAAAAGCGGAACAAATGGTTAAAATTCCAGTCGTAAACGGATGGGGTGAATTCTCGGATCTGTTTACCATGCCGGATTTCTCTGCAATTAAAAATAAGGAAGTCTGGATAGTTGCCTTAACAATAGCCGTTGTGGCAAGTTTAGAAACGTTGCTGAGTATTGAAGCCATTGACAAAATTGACCCTGTAAAGAGAGTTTCACCAACCAACAAAGAATTGATTGCACAGGGAGTGGGAAATATGACAAGCGGTTTGTTTGGTGGTTTACCCCTGACCTCTGTAATTGTAAGAAGTTCTGCAAACGTAAATGCTGGCGGAAAGACTAAAATGTCTGCTATATTACATGGCTGCTGGTTGTTATTGTCTTTTCTTTTTATACCAGGATTGATCAATATGATTCCGCTTGCCTGTCTGGCAGCGATCCTTTTAGTAACTGGTTATAAACTCACAAGAATCAGTTTGTTTAAACATATGTATCATAAAGGATGGGATCAATTCATTCCATTTGTGATTACAGTAGTTGCCGTTTTATTAACTGACTTATTAAAAGGTGTGGCTGTAGGTATGCTGTTGTCTGTATTTTATTTATTGCGGACCAATATGCGTAACCCTTTCTTTTACAAAATCTATGAAGAAGGAAACAAGAAAAATCTGAGAATTAAATTGTCTGAGGAAGTCTCATTTCTGAACAAAGCTGCCATACAGGTTGTCTTGACAAAAATCCCTCAGGAAACCAATGTAATTATTGATGGAAGCAATTCCCGTTATATCCATCCGGATGTGCTGGAAACCATTTACAATTTCAAACATAATGCTTATACAAAGGGGATTATAGTTACCTTAGTTGAGATCAAAGAGCATTATATAGTACCAAAAATAACTGAAAAAATCATTGAAGATATTCATAAAATATAAATATTATGTGTGCAAAATTAGAATCCCACAATCACAATATAACTTACGAAGGATTATTACAAGGTAATAAAGACTGGGTAGCAAAAACTTTAGCTGAAGATCCTGCTTTTTTCGACCGTTTATCTGCTGGACAGAAGCCACCAATTTTGTGGATCGGCTGTTCAGACAGCAGAGTACCTGCTAACCAGATTACCAATACCAATCCTGGTGATATCTTTGTTCACCGCAACATTGCAAACGTTGTGGTACACACAGATATGAATATGTTAAGTGTACTGGATTATGCAGTAAACGTGTTAGAAGTAGAACATGTTATTGTTTGCGGCCACTACGGATGTGGTGGTGTTGCAGCAGCATTAAGCAACAAGCAATTCGGGATTATTGATAACTGGTTAAGAAATATAAAAGACACTTATCGTTTACATTATCATGAACTGGATAGGATATCAGATGATAAAAAACGGACAGACAGACTGGTAGAACTAAATGTTATAGAAGGTGTGTTTAACCTGACTAAAACATCTATTGTTCAGAACAGATGGGGAAATGGAAAGAAATTAGGTATCCACGGCTGGGTTTACAGTTTGGAAACCGGATTAATCAAGGATATGGAAGTAACAACAGAATCTAATGATCATATTTCTGCTGTATTTAAGGTAGACGGTCTGACCACACCTAAAGTTGAAGCTCCGGCCAAAGCAGTTGTTGATCAGAAATAATTTACTACCCTTATAAATGTTATAAAAAAGCCGGTATTAACCGGCTTTTTTATGTTTTGATTAGCCCATGAATGGGTAACGGTAATCCTTTGGTGGATCGAATGTTTCTTTAATTGTGCGTGGAGAAACCCAGCGCAATAAGTTGATCATCGAACCCGCTTTGTCGTTTGTACCTGAACCTCTGGCACCGCCAAATGGTTGCTGGCCAACTACAGCACCAGTACATTTATCATTGATATAGAAATTACCAGCTGCATTACGTAAAGCATAAGATGCTTTATCAATAGCATAACGGTCCTGAGCAATCACAGCACCAGTTAAAGCATAACCCGAAGTCGTGTCAATTAGCGTTAATACCTGGTCAAAATCTGCATCATCATATACATATACAGTCAATACAGGACCGAACAACTCTTCGCTCATTGTAGTATATTTAGGGTCATCAACAACTAAAACTGTTGGCTCTATAAAGTAACCTTTAGATTTGTCGTAGTTTCCACCAGCAATGATTTCTACACCTTTGTCAGCTTTTGCCTGATCAATGTATTTCGCCAGTTTAGTGAAAGAACGATCGTCAATCACTGCATTTACGAAATTGCTGAAATCTTCAGTTCCACCCATTTTGAAGGTAGCAAGATCACGCAGCATCAATTCTTTAATTTTTGGCCATAAACTTTTCGCGATGTAAGTTCTTGAAGCAGCAGAACATTTTTGTCCCTGGTATTCAAAAGCACCACGCAAGATAGCTGTACTTGAAACCTCAGCATCAGCAGAAGCATGAACCAGAATAAAATCTTTACCACCAGTTTCACCTACAATACGAGGGTATGTTTTGTATTTATGAATGTTTGTACCAATAGTTTTCCAGATATTCTGGAATACAGCAGTAGAACCTGTAAAGTGAATACCAGCAAAATCAGGACTGTTGAAAATTACCTCTCCAGCTTCCGGTCCATCTACATAAACTAAGTTGATTACACCATCAGGTAAACCTGCTTCTCTGAAAATCTCCATCAATAAATTAGCTGCATAAACCTGAGTATCGGCAGGTTTCCAAACCACAACATTACCCATTAATGCTGCTGATGTTGGCAAGTTTGCCGCAATAGCAGTAAAGTTGAATGGAGTCAGTGCAAAAACGAACCCTTCTAAAGGACGTTGTTCAACTCTGTTCCAAACACCTTTTGGAGAAACCGGAGGTTGTTGCTTATAAATGTCAGCCATATAACTTACATTGAAACGTAAGAAATCTATCAACTCACAAGCGGCATCAATTTCTGCCTGGTAAGCATTTTTTGACTGGCCAAGCATTGTTGCTGCATTTAATTTATAACGATACGGACCCGAGATTAACTCAGCGATCTTTAAAAATATAGCTGCACGTTGTTCCCATGGCAGGTTTTCCCACTGAGACTTTGCAGCTAATGCCGCATCAATTGCCTGTTGTACATGAGTTTTGTCGCCTATGCTATATTGTGCTAAAACGTGCTGGTGATCGTGCGGTGGAGTAACTGTTCCTTTTTTATCAGTGTGGACTGCTTTGCCGCCGATATACATTGGG from Pedobacter sp. WC2423 carries:
- a CDS encoding SulP family inorganic anion transporter translates to MQNGNSISSKAGLKKYILKKNLKRDFPASIVVFLVALPLCLGIALASGAPLFAGLITGIIGGIVVASFSGSQLSVSGPAAGLTVIVLGAIAHLGSYQVFLLAVMLAGLMQIVLGLIKAGTIGNYFPSSVIEGMLAAIGLILILKQLPHALGVDKDFLDESLSSGSMFNIVGQALKMLNPAAMIITMLSIAILIFWPKFKKLSAVPAPLLVVILGIGMTLFFQQTGFALKAEQMVKIPVVNGWGEFSDLFTMPDFSAIKNKEVWIVALTIAVVASLETLLSIEAIDKIDPVKRVSPTNKELIAQGVGNMTSGLFGGLPLTSVIVRSSANVNAGGKTKMSAILHGCWLLLSFLFIPGLINMIPLACLAAILLVTGYKLTRISLFKHMYHKGWDQFIPFVITVVAVLLTDLLKGVAVGMLLSVFYLLRTNMRNPFFYKIYEEGNKKNLRIKLSEEVSFLNKAAIQVVLTKIPQETNVIIDGSNSRYIHPDVLETIYNFKHNAYTKGIIVTLVEIKEHYIVPKITEKIIEDIHKI
- the can gene encoding carbonate dehydratase; this translates as MCAKLESHNHNITYEGLLQGNKDWVAKTLAEDPAFFDRLSAGQKPPILWIGCSDSRVPANQITNTNPGDIFVHRNIANVVVHTDMNMLSVLDYAVNVLEVEHVIVCGHYGCGGVAAALSNKQFGIIDNWLRNIKDTYRLHYHELDRISDDKKRTDRLVELNVIEGVFNLTKTSIVQNRWGNGKKLGIHGWVYSLETGLIKDMEVTTESNDHISAVFKVDGLTTPKVEAPAKAVVDQK
- a CDS encoding acyl-CoA carboxylase subunit beta — protein: MDNKIKLLQDKIEQAHAGGGSQRIDSQHKKGKLTARERIHFLMDEGSFEEIGMFVTHRSTDFGMETEKYPGDGVVTGYGNINGRLVYIFSQDFTVFGGSLSETHAEKICKIMEMALKTGAPLIGLNDSGGARIQEGVVSLGGYADIFYRNVQASGVIPQLSAIMGPCAGGAVYSPAITDFTLMVENTSYMFVTGPNVVKTVTHEEVSSEELGGASTHATKSGVTHFSCINELDAINHIKQLLSYMPQNCEETPAILAYKSDQDEARPSLNKIIPDNANQPYDVRGVIDQLSDSGSFLEVHKDYAENIVVGFARLAGRSIGIVANQPAYLAGVLDNNASVKAARFVRFCDCFNIPLLVLEDVPGFLPGTDQEWNGIIKNGAKLLYAFSEATVPRITVIIRKAYGGAYDVMNSKHIGADMNYAWPTAEIAVMGAKGAAEIIFKKEITSAADPAAKLLEKEKLYAEIFANPYRAAERGFIDEVIEPSQTRTKLIKAFKMLENKVVNNPRKKHGNIPL
- a CDS encoding porin, producing MKRYLLTLVLFYPLLVFSQSNNAPSSYDIHDIKITGYLQTQFQKAQSSGISSFSGGDFAENSDNRFIIRRGRLKIDRVDKYSSIVFQIDATQNGVQLMDAFIQLHQPDNKRFQLTAGLFNRPFGYSIVYSSGYRDFPERSRVFQTIMPRERDIGAMLSYQPIKELRFLNIDVAVVNGSGLFARDYDSKKDVIGNLSFKFDSLANKKLHIGFGGSIYKGSVRNGTESYYTTNGNGFTKNTDPSYKGANLKRNYYGGNVQIQYDNTFGTTSLKAEYVAGTQPGVAASSSVSGTLASQSFSTQPATDLYLRNFSGYYLWFTQQILKSKFSALLAYDVYDPNSKIHEDQIGLDNNTTAGDIKFSTLGYGMTYLFSSRLKLTVYNERVINSSTQLTNYNKDIRDDVFTTRLQYRW
- the pruA gene encoding L-glutamate gamma-semialdehyde dehydrogenase, whose product is MLKGFFNVPTPENEPILGYAPGSKERELLKAALTEARSKKGDIPMYIGGKAVHTDKKGTVTPPHDHQHVLAQYSIGDKTHVQQAIDAALAAKSQWENLPWEQRAAIFLKIAELISGPYRYKLNAATMLGQSKNAYQAEIDAACELIDFLRFNVSYMADIYKQQPPVSPKGVWNRVEQRPLEGFVFALTPFNFTAIAANLPTSAALMGNVVVWKPADTQVYAANLLMEIFREAGLPDGVINLVYVDGPEAGEVIFNSPDFAGIHFTGSTAVFQNIWKTIGTNIHKYKTYPRIVGETGGKDFILVHASADAEVSSTAILRGAFEYQGQKCSAASRTYIAKSLWPKIKELMLRDLATFKMGGTEDFSNFVNAVIDDRSFTKLAKYIDQAKADKGVEIIAGGNYDKSKGYFIEPTVLVVDDPKYTTMSEELFGPVLTVYVYDDADFDQVLTLIDTTSGYALTGAVIAQDRYAIDKASYALRNAAGNFYINDKCTGAVVGQQPFGGARGSGTNDKAGSMINLLRWVSPRTIKETFDPPKDYRYPFMG